A window of Tautonia plasticadhaerens contains these coding sequences:
- a CDS encoding carbon-nitrogen hydrolase family protein gives MQLRAAAIQMRSTPGDVPGNLDRADASLARCRDEGVDLAVLPEMFNTGYCSRGNYHPIAEDGRGRTLSHLVDRSRRWGIHVAAGYVEHHAGHLYDSLAFCSPDGGLEVYRKRHLVFWECARFRRGRDPLVVSTPWGRVGFAICADMIYRRVWLDYKGRIDLAVVAAAWPDFADRRSGRPHWLYGGLGPLSGEIPRLVAQDLGIAVVFANQCGETESKLPMMPRIVDRFAGRSSLCDGRRSLPVRAGTEEEVVLASLTIPSRPSTAASKPDRGASPCRSTSLSESAGWSSTSAA, from the coding sequence GTGCAATTGCGTGCCGCGGCGATCCAGATGCGCTCCACCCCGGGGGACGTGCCCGGCAATCTCGACCGGGCCGACGCCTCCCTCGCCCGATGCCGGGACGAGGGGGTGGATCTGGCCGTGCTCCCGGAGATGTTCAACACCGGCTACTGCTCCCGGGGGAACTACCACCCCATCGCCGAGGACGGCCGGGGCCGCACCCTCTCCCACCTCGTCGACCGTAGCCGGCGCTGGGGCATCCACGTCGCGGCCGGCTACGTCGAGCACCACGCGGGGCACCTCTACGACTCCCTCGCCTTCTGCTCCCCCGACGGGGGGCTGGAGGTGTACCGCAAGCGACACCTCGTGTTCTGGGAGTGCGCCCGGTTCCGTCGAGGCCGGGATCCGCTGGTGGTGTCGACCCCCTGGGGCCGGGTCGGGTTCGCCATCTGCGCGGACATGATCTATCGCCGGGTCTGGCTCGACTACAAGGGCCGGATCGACCTGGCCGTGGTCGCCGCCGCCTGGCCCGACTTCGCCGACCGCCGCTCCGGCCGGCCTCACTGGCTCTACGGGGGACTCGGCCCGCTCTCGGGGGAGATCCCCCGGCTGGTCGCCCAGGATCTCGGCATCGCGGTCGTCTTCGCCAACCAGTGCGGCGAGACCGAGAGCAAGTTGCCGATGATGCCCCGGATCGTCGACCGCTTCGCCGGCCGCAGCTCGCTCTGCGACGGCCGGCGCAGCCTCCCCGTCCGGGCCGGGACGGAAGAGGAGGTGGTCCTCGCCTCGCTGACCATCCCGTCCCGGCCCTCCACCGCAGCATCGAAACCCGATCGAGGAGCGTCGCCGTGCCGTTCTACGTCCCTCTCGGAATCCGCGGGCTGGTCCTCCACCTCGGCGGCCTGA
- a CDS encoding Uma2 family endonuclease, with the protein MATATEIRPDLLTADPDGPIPADTSGPMTTEEMLELPEGEVHRELYLGALRERPMTTRNVPHSFLNARIGQLILNWVEAQPEPRGLVLGGEARVRIRKDPDTTVGIDLAYLSPELAAQTPEGAKYVDGPPTLAVEILSPSDTYGELSEKVRAYLDAGVPLVWVVDPSFRTIVVYRPDAHPRMLNVDDAIDDEPLLPGFRAEVARIFRR; encoded by the coding sequence ATGGCCACCGCGACCGAGATCCGCCCCGACCTGCTGACCGCCGATCCCGACGGCCCGATCCCCGCCGATACCTCGGGCCCGATGACGACCGAGGAGATGCTCGAGCTGCCCGAGGGCGAGGTCCACCGCGAGCTCTACCTCGGAGCGTTGAGGGAACGGCCGATGACGACGAGGAACGTCCCGCACAGCTTCCTGAATGCCCGAATCGGGCAGCTCATCTTGAATTGGGTCGAGGCCCAGCCCGAGCCTCGAGGCCTCGTGCTCGGCGGCGAGGCCCGTGTCCGCATCCGGAAGGATCCGGACACGACCGTCGGGATCGACCTCGCGTACCTCTCCCCGGAGCTGGCCGCCCAGACCCCCGAAGGGGCGAAGTATGTCGACGGCCCGCCGACGCTGGCCGTCGAGATCCTTTCCCCCTCGGACACCTACGGCGAGCTGTCCGAGAAGGTCCGGGCCTACCTCGACGCCGGGGTCCCGCTCGTCTGGGTCGTCGATCCGAGCTTCCGGACGATCGTCGTCTACCGCCCCGACGCGCACCCGAGGATGCTCAACGTCGATGACGCGATCGACGACGAGCCGCTCCTGCCGGGGTTCCGGGCCGAGGTGGCCCGGATCTTCCGGAGGTAG
- a CDS encoding argininosuccinate synthase, with protein MARDKVVLAYSGGLDTSVAVKWIDETYGLDVIAYTCDLGQGQDIEAIREKALRTGAVEAIAEDVRNLFVDYFAFPSLMAGALYEGKYPLATALGRPLIAQRMIQVARDHGAVAVAHGCTGKGNDQVRFDVTFQTLAPDLKIIAPVREWKWTRTEELKYAADHGIEVEATKEKIFSTDQNLWGRSIEAGILEDPWVEPPPETFQWSVDPKDAPDEPEVVELTFEQGRPVALNGVETDGAPLIEKLNQIAGKHGVGRIDHIENRLVGIKSREIYEAPAAQVLHEAHREIEFLTLSKEALRFKTQVSQTYADLIYNGLWFSALHQDLMAFVASNQQYVSGVARIKLFKGMASIVGRKSEHSLYRHELATYEEGDQYDATAALGFITIHGLGQKTQAQHQMLKGPGGGRRMELPSIIPPRDPRS; from the coding sequence GTGGCACGCGACAAGGTTGTGCTCGCCTACAGCGGCGGCCTCGACACCTCGGTGGCCGTCAAGTGGATCGACGAGACGTATGGCCTGGATGTGATCGCCTACACCTGCGACCTCGGCCAGGGGCAGGACATCGAGGCGATCCGGGAGAAGGCGCTCCGAACCGGGGCCGTCGAGGCGATCGCCGAGGACGTGCGGAACCTGTTCGTCGACTACTTCGCCTTCCCCTCGCTCATGGCCGGGGCCCTGTATGAGGGGAAGTACCCGCTGGCCACGGCGCTGGGCCGCCCGCTGATCGCCCAGCGGATGATCCAGGTGGCCCGGGACCACGGCGCGGTGGCCGTCGCCCACGGCTGCACGGGGAAGGGGAACGACCAGGTCCGCTTCGACGTGACCTTCCAGACGCTCGCCCCGGACCTGAAGATCATCGCCCCGGTGCGCGAGTGGAAGTGGACGAGGACCGAGGAGCTGAAGTATGCCGCCGACCACGGCATCGAGGTCGAGGCCACGAAGGAGAAGATCTTCAGCACCGACCAGAACCTCTGGGGCCGCTCCATCGAGGCCGGGATCCTCGAAGACCCCTGGGTCGAGCCGCCCCCGGAGACGTTCCAGTGGAGCGTCGATCCGAAGGACGCGCCGGACGAGCCGGAAGTGGTGGAGCTCACCTTCGAGCAGGGCCGGCCCGTGGCGCTCAACGGGGTCGAGACCGATGGCGCCCCGCTGATCGAGAAATTGAATCAGATCGCCGGCAAGCACGGCGTGGGGCGGATCGACCACATCGAAAACCGGCTGGTGGGGATCAAGTCCCGGGAGATCTACGAGGCCCCGGCGGCCCAGGTGCTGCACGAGGCGCACCGGGAGATCGAGTTCCTGACGCTCTCCAAGGAGGCGCTCCGGTTCAAGACCCAGGTCAGCCAGACGTATGCCGACCTGATCTACAACGGACTTTGGTTCAGCGCCCTGCACCAGGACCTGATGGCGTTCGTCGCCTCGAACCAGCAGTACGTCTCGGGCGTGGCCCGGATCAAGCTATTCAAGGGGATGGCGTCGATCGTCGGCCGCAAGAGCGAGCACAGTCTCTACCGGCACGAACTGGCGACCTACGAGGAAGGTGACCAGTACGACGCCACCGCCGCGCTGGGCTTCATCACCATCCACGGGCTCGGCCAGAAGACGCAGGCCCAGCACCAGATGCTCAAGGGCCCCGGCGGCGGCCGCCGGATGGAGTTGCCCAGCATCATCCCGCCCCGGGATCCGAGGTCCTGA
- a CDS encoding Trx7/PDZ domain-containing (seleno)protein — MRLRTLALAAVVLSAVPAVAQDRATRVRGDRDTFAESLTWIYNDLGEGMAAAREQDKPLMAVVRCIPCEACQEFDDDVARRDPVIRDLMDRFVCVRLVQANTLDLSTFQYDYDQSMAIVFLHPDGTILGRFGTRSERHETEDISLLGLRAAMEETLRLFASYDDVRPSLRGKQPGPAEYATPLEYPSIAGRYGETLDYEGEVVESCLHCHQVREAERLVYRDAGEPIPDEVLFPYPDPTALGLKLDPESLVVVEEVAPGSPADEAGIAVGDRLASVEGQPLVSTADLQWILHQTPSGPAELEAEVGRGDGRVATTLGLPDDWRRSGNISWRVSTWDLRRQAFGGMKLSDLDDERRDELGLGEDSMALHADHVGQYGEHAVAKRAGLEIGDVLLAFDGQEGRMTESELLAHVLRNRSPGDHIDLRVRKADGSVEDARIRLP; from the coding sequence ATGCGACTTCGCACCCTCGCCCTCGCCGCGGTCGTGCTCTCGGCCGTCCCCGCCGTCGCCCAGGACCGGGCCACCCGGGTCCGGGGCGACCGGGACACGTTCGCCGAGTCCCTCACCTGGATCTACAACGACCTCGGAGAGGGGATGGCCGCCGCCCGGGAGCAGGACAAGCCGCTGATGGCGGTGGTGCGCTGCATCCCCTGCGAGGCCTGCCAGGAGTTCGACGACGACGTCGCCCGCCGGGACCCCGTCATCCGGGACCTGATGGACCGCTTCGTCTGCGTCCGGCTGGTGCAGGCGAACACGCTCGACCTCTCCACGTTCCAGTACGACTACGACCAGTCGATGGCGATCGTCTTCCTCCACCCCGACGGCACCATCCTCGGCCGCTTCGGGACCCGGTCCGAGCGGCACGAGACGGAGGACATCTCCCTGCTCGGCCTCCGGGCCGCGATGGAGGAGACGCTCCGCCTGTTCGCTTCCTACGACGACGTCCGCCCCTCGCTCCGGGGCAAGCAGCCCGGGCCGGCCGAGTACGCCACCCCGCTGGAATACCCGTCCATCGCCGGCCGCTACGGCGAGACGCTCGACTACGAGGGGGAGGTGGTCGAGTCCTGCCTCCACTGTCACCAGGTCCGGGAAGCCGAGCGCCTCGTCTATCGGGACGCCGGTGAGCCGATCCCCGACGAGGTCCTCTTCCCGTACCCCGACCCCACGGCACTCGGCCTCAAGCTCGATCCCGAGTCGCTCGTCGTCGTCGAGGAAGTCGCCCCCGGCTCCCCGGCCGACGAGGCGGGCATCGCCGTCGGCGACCGGCTCGCCTCGGTCGAGGGCCAGCCCCTCGTCTCGACGGCCGACCTCCAGTGGATCCTGCACCAGACCCCATCCGGCCCCGCTGAGCTGGAGGCCGAGGTCGGGCGCGGCGACGGACGGGTCGCCACCACCCTGGGACTCCCCGACGATTGGAGGCGATCGGGCAACATCTCCTGGCGCGTCTCCACCTGGGATCTCCGCCGCCAGGCCTTCGGCGGAATGAAGCTCAGCGACCTGGACGACGAACGTCGAGACGAGCTGGGCCTCGGCGAGGATTCGATGGCCCTGCACGCCGACCACGTCGGCCAGTACGGCGAGCACGCCGTCGCCAAGCGGGCCGGCCTGGAGATCGGCGACGTCCTCCTCGCCTTCGACGGGCAGGAAGGCCGGATGACGGAGTCCGAGTTGCTCGCCCACGTCCTCCGGAATCGAAGCCCGGGCGATCATATCGACCTCCGCGTCCGGAAGGCCGACGGGTCGGTCGAGGACGCCCGGATCCGGCTCCCCTGA
- the dtd gene encoding D-aminoacyl-tRNA deacylase — translation MRAVLQRVSRASVEVDGRVVGRIDRGWLVLLGVGKGDSESDSEWLAGKVAGLRAFEDDQGKMNLAVGEVGGGVLVVSQFTLLGDCRKGRRPGFDAAADLADAERLYDHFCGRIASLGVPTRTGTFRASMQVELVNDGPVTLLLDSSKAF, via the coding sequence ATGCGGGCCGTCCTCCAGCGCGTCTCTCGGGCTTCCGTCGAGGTCGACGGCCGGGTCGTCGGCCGGATTGATCGCGGCTGGCTGGTCTTGCTCGGGGTCGGCAAGGGGGATTCCGAATCCGACTCCGAATGGCTGGCCGGGAAGGTCGCCGGGCTCCGGGCCTTCGAGGACGACCAGGGCAAGATGAACCTGGCCGTCGGTGAGGTCGGCGGCGGGGTCCTCGTCGTCAGCCAGTTCACCCTGCTCGGCGACTGCCGCAAGGGACGCCGCCCCGGCTTCGACGCCGCCGCCGACCTCGCCGACGCCGAACGCCTGTATGATCACTTCTGCGGCCGGATCGCCTCACTCGGCGTCCCGACGAGGACCGGGACCTTCCGCGCCTCGATGCAGGTCGAACTGGTCAACGACGGCCCCGTCACGCTCCTCCTCGACAGCTCGAAGGCGTTCTGA
- the asnB gene encoding asparagine synthase (glutamine-hydrolyzing), translating into MCGIAGALDLRAQRPFPEARLRAMTDAIAHRGPDDEHVHLEPGLALGARRLSIVDLSGGRQPLCNEDRTVWVAFNGELFEYPALYREILDRGHRPATRCDTELWVHLYEDFGEGMFAKAKGQFAVSLWDRKTRTLILGRDRPGIAPLYYAERDGWLLWGSEVKALLRSGLVDAVPDPKGVDHLFTFFCAGTTRTFFDGVKSIPPGHYLLARDGRVELKKYWDLDFPDAGDEIRRDDPTPLVDELEGLLRQSVERRLRGDVPVVSYISGGLDSTVVLGLSSRHRGEAVPSFTIGLDRAGPDERTQSTEAAHALGSQLTTVIMDRAMIAEAYPELVVAAEGPVFDTSCACLMRLASAVHREGYKVALTGEGADEAFAGYAWFKFQQMRDRNFRRFGRGPMNFGRELMFRVLGGKDARRPPAVEGMNGTRPIQQDMFEAISQASRLVFSREMWDRLGDHHPFDDLDLTNPDMKRWAPLNQSLYVGYKVMLAGLLMIPKGDRITMHSSVEGRYPFLDEDVIEFASRVAPEYKLRGRTEKWLLRKVAERTLPPKIANRPKTMFRASFAPTFLGPHRPAWVDQLLSPESLRATGYFDPVAVARERSLQVRLPRITPRRLIMQIGLTSVVSTQLWHHLYCGGGLCELPTWDSPGFAGNRTPGHYKIRTQGDAPLPIAV; encoded by the coding sequence ATGTGCGGTATCGCCGGAGCGCTCGACCTTCGCGCCCAACGCCCCTTCCCCGAGGCCCGGCTCCGGGCGATGACCGACGCGATCGCCCACCGGGGCCCCGACGACGAGCACGTCCACCTCGAACCGGGGCTCGCCCTCGGCGCCCGTCGACTCTCGATCGTCGACCTCTCCGGCGGCCGACAGCCCCTCTGCAACGAGGACCGCACCGTCTGGGTCGCCTTCAACGGCGAGCTGTTCGAATATCCCGCGCTGTATCGCGAGATCCTCGACCGCGGCCATCGCCCCGCCACCCGGTGCGACACCGAACTCTGGGTCCACCTCTATGAGGACTTCGGCGAGGGCATGTTCGCCAAGGCCAAGGGCCAGTTCGCCGTCTCCCTCTGGGACCGCAAGACCCGCACCCTGATCCTCGGCCGGGACCGCCCGGGGATCGCCCCGCTCTATTACGCCGAGCGCGACGGCTGGCTGCTCTGGGGCTCCGAGGTCAAGGCGCTGCTGCGATCCGGCCTGGTGGACGCCGTCCCCGACCCCAAGGGCGTCGATCACCTCTTCACCTTCTTCTGCGCCGGCACGACCCGCACCTTCTTCGACGGCGTCAAGTCGATCCCCCCCGGCCATTACCTCCTCGCCCGGGACGGCCGGGTCGAGCTGAAGAAGTACTGGGACCTCGACTTCCCCGACGCCGGCGACGAGATCCGGCGCGACGACCCGACCCCCCTGGTCGACGAGCTGGAGGGACTGCTCCGCCAGTCCGTCGAGCGTCGCCTGCGGGGCGACGTGCCGGTGGTCAGCTACATCAGCGGCGGCCTGGATTCGACGGTGGTGCTCGGCCTCAGCTCCCGGCACCGGGGCGAGGCGGTGCCCTCGTTCACGATCGGCCTCGACCGCGCCGGGCCCGACGAGCGCACGCAGTCGACCGAGGCGGCCCATGCCCTCGGCTCCCAACTGACGACCGTGATCATGGACCGGGCGATGATCGCCGAGGCCTACCCCGAACTCGTCGTCGCGGCCGAGGGCCCCGTCTTCGACACCTCCTGCGCCTGCCTGATGCGGCTCGCCTCCGCGGTCCACCGCGAGGGCTACAAGGTCGCGCTCACGGGGGAGGGGGCCGACGAGGCCTTCGCCGGCTACGCCTGGTTCAAGTTCCAGCAGATGCGGGACCGGAACTTCCGGCGCTTCGGCCGGGGACCCATGAATTTCGGCCGGGAGTTGATGTTCCGCGTCCTCGGCGGCAAGGACGCTCGACGCCCCCCCGCCGTCGAAGGCATGAACGGCACCCGCCCGATCCAGCAGGACATGTTCGAGGCCATCTCCCAGGCCTCCCGCCTCGTCTTCTCCCGCGAGATGTGGGACCGACTCGGCGACCACCACCCCTTCGACGACCTCGACCTGACCAACCCGGACATGAAGCGCTGGGCCCCGCTCAACCAGTCGCTCTACGTCGGCTACAAGGTCATGCTCGCCGGGCTCCTGATGATCCCCAAGGGTGATCGCATCACGATGCATTCCTCGGTCGAGGGCCGCTATCCGTTCCTCGACGAGGACGTGATCGAGTTCGCCTCCCGGGTCGCCCCCGAGTACAAGCTGCGGGGCCGGACCGAGAAATGGCTGCTCCGCAAGGTGGCCGAGCGGACCCTGCCCCCCAAAATCGCCAATCGGCCGAAGACGATGTTCCGGGCCTCCTTCGCCCCCACCTTCCTCGGGCCCCACCGGCCTGCCTGGGTCGACCAGCTCCTCAGCCCCGAGTCGCTCCGGGCGACCGGCTACTTCGACCCGGTCGCCGTGGCCCGGGAGCGTTCGCTCCAGGTCCGGCTGCCCCGGATCACCCCCCGCCGCCTGATCATGCAGATCGGCCTGACCTCGGTCGTCTCCACCCAGCTTTGGCACCACCTCTACTGCGGCGGCGGCCTCTGCGAGCTGCCCACCTGGGATTCCCCCGGCTTCGCCGGCAATCGCACCCCGGGGCATTACAAGATCCGGACGCAAGGCGATGCCCCGCTTCCCATCGCGGTCTGA